One Candidatus Eisenbacteria bacterium genomic window carries:
- a CDS encoding secondary thiamine-phosphate synthase enzyme YjbQ, translating into MMTTIPVETRQHAQLVDITHLVQKAVKESGIQTGVVTVFVPHTTAAVTINENADPDVVHDLLADLERIVPWDQKYYLHGEGNSAAHLKSSLIGSTQDVFVENGRLVLGTWQGIYFCEFDGPRNRKVHVKMMG; encoded by the coding sequence ATGATGACGACAATACCGGTTGAAACACGACAGCATGCCCAGCTCGTCGATATCACACATCTCGTGCAGAAGGCGGTGAAAGAATCGGGTATTCAGACGGGCGTGGTGACGGTCTTTGTTCCGCATACGACGGCGGCGGTGACGATCAATGAGAATGCCGACCCCGATGTTGTTCACGATCTCCTGGCCGATCTGGAGCGGATCGTTCCCTGGGACCAGAAATACTATCTGCATGGCGAGGGCAACAGCGCCGCCCACCTCAAGTCAAGTCTCATCGGATCGACACAAGACGTCTTTGTCGAGAACGGCCGCCTTGTTCTCGGCACCTGGCAAGGAATCTATTTCTGCGAATTTGACGGGCCGAGGAACCGGAAGGTACACGTGAAGATGATGGGTTGA
- a CDS encoding DUF2087 domain-containing protein: MTLITKNEFIKCLVQYCLKSGQKGLPRRQRDKHILLKSASLLFDSYKIYSEAEVNSLLRLWIAAVAIRLEIDHVTLRSELVAEGYLERDDAGFVYTIGLPDMIAVGYDKAVDSINILWAVIELLQTMARNAA; this comes from the coding sequence ATGACCCTCATAACCAAGAATGAGTTTATAAAATGCCTGGTTCAATATTGCCTCAAGAGCGGTCAAAAGGGATTGCCCCGCCGTCAGCGGGATAAACACATCCTGCTGAAGAGTGCGAGCTTGCTCTTCGACTCTTATAAGATCTACAGCGAAGCGGAAGTCAACAGCCTCCTTCGCCTGTGGATCGCAGCGGTCGCCATCCGTCTTGAAATTGACCATGTCACGCTACGGAGTGAGTTGGTGGCTGAGGGTTATCTGGAAAGAGATGATGCCGGATTTGTTTATACAATTGGCCTGCCGGATATGATTGCTGTTGGCTATGACAAAGCCGTCGATTCCATTAATATCCTGTGGGCTGTAATTGAGCTTCTGCAGACCATGGCGCGGAATGCGGCCTAA